The genomic interval GCAAACCAACCGTTGGAATGTGAAATCGATAAAAATGCGGATTCATTGTGAAGATAAGGCTGGCCAGTTTCTTTGTATTTTACTTCACAATGACCGTATCCAAGCGCGTCCAACAAATATTGAACTGCCTTTTTCTCCAACAAACGCTTCGCAGCACCACCTTTAAGTAATTCCTGATAATCAGCTTGCTTCCAATAAGCAACCACCGAATTCGAATTGTTAATAATGTGAATCATACCCCTTGAAGTGCCCGAAATCATTCAGTGCATCGCTCAAAAATAGTGTATATTTGTAGTCAATTATTCTTAGCACGTGATCAAAACAATTTTAAAATACCTTTTCCGACTCATTTGGATTCCAACCGAACTACTTTTCGCCTTTATTTTCGTGCTTTTCACGATTATTTTGTTCAGCGCTCAAATTGACCCGCCAGAAGTTCCAAACATCCATGTAGCGGAAAGAAAACAAGTAGGAAAAGATCATTACATTTTAGGAAGCTCTTATCTGAAGAAAAATAAATTTGGAATTTGGGAAATGTACTTGGAAGGAGATCCTTACGAAAGAGGTCTCATTTATGGGAAACTTGCGAAAGAATTGGTTCAAGAACAAGAAGATATTTTCGTTGGCCAAATCAATAATTTTCTACCCAACAAGCTTTGGAGACACGTGATAAAATTGATGGTTGGGTTTTTCAACAGTGATTTGCCAGAAAACATTCCATTGGAGAATCAACAAGAAATCTATGGAATTTCACAAGCATTTTCAGATCGATACGATTACATTGCATCCAACTATACACGCATATTGAATTACCATGCAGCTCACGACATTGGTCATGCTTTAAATGATTACAGCGTAGTTGGTTGTACGTCATTTACTGTGAAAGGCGAAAAAAGTGAAAACAAGCAGCTTTTGGTAGGACGAAATTTTGATTTCTATGTAGGTGATGATTTCTCGAGAAACAAGCTGATTATTTTCGTCAATCCAACAAAAGGATACAAATTTACTTCCTACTCTTGGGCTGGATTTACTGGTGTTGCTTCTGGAATGAACGAAAAAGGACTCACAGTAACAATCAATGCATCGAAATCTGATTTGCCAACGAGTTCCAAAATGCCTATTTCCTTGTTGGCACGTGAAATTTTGCAATACGCCAAAAACATTGACGAAGCAGTTGCCATTGCTAAAAAACGAAGCACATTTGTTTCCGAAACCTTGATGATTGCATCTGCAGCAGACAAAAGAGCCGTTTTGATTGAAAAGTCACCTAAAAAACTAGGCATTTATGAAAGCAAGTCGGATGTATTGGTTTGTGCAAATCACTACCAATCCAGCACCTTCAAAAAAGATCCTGAAAACGTCAAAAATATTGATCAAAGCGATTCTAAATACCGCTACAACCGTATGAATCAACTATTGGGACTCACTCCAAAGATGAATCCTGCAAATGCTGCAAGTATCTTGAGAACACAAACGGATTTAAATGGAGACACACTCGGAATGGGGAATCCAAGAGCGATCAATCAACTTCAAGCTCAGCACAGCGTCGTGATGCAGCCAGAAAGCAGGTTGTATTTTGTTTCAAGTAATGACTTTCAGTTAGGAACGTTCTTAGGTTACGATTTGACGAAAACCTTCCAAACAAAACACATTCAATTGGTTGACTCCATTCCACAAGATGCATTCGTAAAAACACCAGCATACCAGAAATTCAAAGATTTCAAAAAAGTAAAACAAGCCATTAGCGCCTATTTGATGTTTAACAAAGAATTAAACCTGTCAGAAGAAGACATTCAAACATTTGTTTCAAACAATTCGGAATCCTACGTTACATATGAACAATTAGGAAAATATTTTCAGAAAAAAGGCAACAAAAAGGGCGCTTACTCAGCATTTAAAACCGCTTTAACGAAACGTGTTGCTTCACCTCAAATTGAGAAAGAACTTAAAAAATTGATGGAAGAATGTCGGAAATAATCAAAACAACAGCCGTATTTCAGCAATTGGCAGAATCGATTCAATACGTTTCGAAACATTCTCCTTTCTATCAAACTCATTTTTCGAAAGAAACAGTTAAGGAACTAACACCTGAACGTTTTCGAACGCTACCTTTCACTTCGAAGGAAGATTTGTCATTGAACAACACGGATTTCCTCTGTGTTCCAACCAATCAAATCGCTGAATATGTAACCACTTCCGGGACATCTGGAAAACCAGTTACTATTTATTTGACCAAAAATGACTTGATTCGTTTAGGTAAAAACGAAAAAGAATCTTTTGAATTGACTGGAGCAAAAGCAGGTGATGTTTTTCAGCTCATGACAACCATAGATAAGCAGTTTATGGCTGGATTGGCCTATTATTTAGGTGTTCAGGAATTAAATGCTGGCATGATTCGCATTGGCCCAGGAGTTCCCGCACTTCAATGGAATTCGATTCTAGAAAACAAACCAACCATTCTCATTGCTGTTCCAAGCTTTTTGGTGAACCTCATCGATTATGCAAAGCAAAATAACATTGACATCAATCAAACCTCAGTGCGTTCCGTAATTTGCATTGGTGAGCCTATTCGAGAAGATGATTTATCTGAAAATGTATTGGCAAAACGCATTCATGCAGATTGGAATGTGGAATTGTTCTCCACCTACGCTTCTACTGAAATGGGTGCAGCTTTTACAGAATGTACTGCACATCAAGGTGGACATTTGAATGAAGGCCTCATTTATTTGGAAGTTTTGGACGACGATGGAAAAGACGTTCC from Fluviicola taffensis DSM 16823 carries:
- a CDS encoding C45 family autoproteolytic acyltransferase/hydolase yields the protein MIKTILKYLFRLIWIPTELLFAFIFVLFTIILFSAQIDPPEVPNIHVAERKQVGKDHYILGSSYLKKNKFGIWEMYLEGDPYERGLIYGKLAKELVQEQEDIFVGQINNFLPNKLWRHVIKLMVGFFNSDLPENIPLENQQEIYGISQAFSDRYDYIASNYTRILNYHAAHDIGHALNDYSVVGCTSFTVKGEKSENKQLLVGRNFDFYVGDDFSRNKLIIFVNPTKGYKFTSYSWAGFTGVASGMNEKGLTVTINASKSDLPTSSKMPISLLAREILQYAKNIDEAVAIAKKRSTFVSETLMIASAADKRAVLIEKSPKKLGIYESKSDVLVCANHYQSSTFKKDPENVKNIDQSDSKYRYNRMNQLLGLTPKMNPANAASILRTQTDLNGDTLGMGNPRAINQLQAQHSVVMQPESRLYFVSSNDFQLGTFLGYDLTKTFQTKHIQLVDSIPQDAFVKTPAYQKFKDFKKVKQAISAYLMFNKELNLSEEDIQTFVSNNSESYVTYEQLGKYFQKKGNKKGAYSAFKTALTKRVASPQIEKELKKLMEECRK
- a CDS encoding phenylacetate--CoA ligase family protein yields the protein MSEIIKTTAVFQQLAESIQYVSKHSPFYQTHFSKETVKELTPERFRTLPFTSKEDLSLNNTDFLCVPTNQIAEYVTTSGTSGKPVTIYLTKNDLIRLGKNEKESFELTGAKAGDVFQLMTTIDKQFMAGLAYYLGVQELNAGMIRIGPGVPALQWNSILENKPTILIAVPSFLVNLIDYAKQNNIDINQTSVRSVICIGEPIREDDLSENVLAKRIHADWNVELFSTYASTEMGAAFTECTAHQGGHLNEGLIYLEVLDDDGKDVPNGEKGEIVISTLGTEGTPLIRYKTGDVARVYRDACPCGRTSPRVGPIIGRKNQMIKFKGTTIFPPSIYEIFDSRSEVSCYKIEVSKDYLGHDTITILLENRIEHSPVMTQIIEDCKAKLRVVPHFVFLESDYLRSQVFKNHMRKPEKIIFK